A stretch of the Larimichthys crocea isolate SSNF chromosome IX, L_crocea_2.0, whole genome shotgun sequence genome encodes the following:
- the zbtb7c gene encoding zinc finger and BTB domain-containing protein 7C: MVHHREEDLIGIPFPNHSSDVLCSLNEQRRDGLLCDVILIVRDQEYRTHRSVLAACSQYFKKLFTVATTDGGDHHQTAAVYEIDFVAPESLTAILEFAYTSTLTVTASNVKEILNAAQMLEIPCIINVCLEIMDSGGGGGGGGRVEEGEEDEEEEEDAEEDEDEEEEEEDEEEDMGSRKDEQEEEDNVSERSLQSSESRGEQTPPGAEDSPPPSTSTYHQQFDLSSQSQSPDTMRGKQESMESRALKDFSIESLLQEGLYPRMSTLDRRANFSPLLPGFYPSMWAAEFPAFPKQFLDPNHHQHPHATASPQTRLPHAFPTTAPLEASRPLDLAVKREIIKEEMKEEVPLSLLHGNFLKEFVSSGLGGTMSAGSAPSESHALGPIKDEADFRSYLSFLSSASHLGALFPPWQLEEERKMKPKASQQCPICNKVIQGAGKLPRHMRTHTGEKPYMCTICEVRFTRQDKLKIHMRKHTGERPYICLHCNSKFVHNYDLKNHLRIHTGVRPYQCEHCYKSFTRSDHLHRHIKRQSCRISRPRRGRKPAAWRSTPTSNFLCPPSATTNRFEENGLSPAYQGVKNHGLGEMLGLGNRGLGFKSGDGAVRENREERRAEGKHVAEEENTGAGRQRGVFAFALAGEEVLTHSPFYASTSDPWTMRLERAPPIPEPAK, from the exons atggTTCATCACAGAGAAGAGGACCTGATTGGGATCCCCTTCCCGAATCACAGCAGTGATGTCCTCTGCAGCCTCAATGAGCAGCGCCGTGATGGGCTGCTCTGCGATGTCATCCTCATTGTTCGCGACCAGGAGTACCGCACCCATCGCTCCGTTTTGGCCGCCTGCAGCCAGTACTTCAAAAAGCTCTTCACAGTGGCCACCACTGACGGCGGGGACCACCATCAAACAGCGGCAGTGTACGAAATCGACTTTGTGGCTCCGGAGTCTCTCACAGCCATCCTAGAGTTTGCCTACACTTCTACTCTGACCGTGACGGCGTCCAATGTTAAAGAGATCCTGAACGCAGCTCAGATGCTGGAGATCCCCTGTATCATCAACGTTTGCCTGGAAATCATGGACAGCGGGGGtggaggcggtggaggaggacgagtggaggagggagaagaggacgaagaagaagaggaggatgcagaggaagatgaggatgaggaagaagaggaggaggatgaagaggaggacatGGGGTCCAGGAAggatgagcaggaggaggaggacaatgTCAGCGAGAGGTCGCTGCAGTCGTCGGAAAGTAGGGGGGAGCAGACACCACCTGGAGCGGAGGACTCGCCGCCTCCGAGCACCTCCACATACCACCAGCAGTTTGACCTGTCCTCCCAGTCACAGTCTCCAGACACCATGAGAGGAAAACAG GAGAGTATGGAGAGTCGGGCTTTAAAGGATTTCTCCATTGAGTCTCTCCTCCAGGAGGGATTGTACCCCCGTATGTCGACACTGGACAGGAGGGCCaacttctcccctctcctcccagGCTTCTACCCGTCCATGTGGGCCGCAGAGTTCCCAGCGTTCCCTAAGCAGTTCCTGGACCCCAACCACCACCAGCATCCCCATGCAACAGCCTCACCACAAACTAGGCTCCCTCACGCCTTCCCCACCACCGCACCACTTGAGGCCTCCAGGCCCCTCGATCTAGCTGTGAAAAGAGAGATCAtaaaggaggagatgaaagaggaaGTTCCGCTTAGTCTGCTCCACGGCAACTTCCTGAAGGAGTTCGTCAGCTCAGGCCTGGGCGGCACCATGAGCGCTGGGTCAGCGCCTTCAGAGAGCCACGCTCTAGGTCCGATAAAGGATGAAGCCGACTTCCGGTCATACCTGAGCTTCCTGAGCTCTGCGTCCCACCTGGGGGCACTGTTCCCTCCCTGGCAGCTGGAAGAGGAGCGGAAGATGAAGCCCAAGGCGTCACAGCAGTGTCCAATCTGCAACAAGGTTATCCAAGGAGCTGGGAAACTTCCACGACACATGAGGACCCATACGGGAGAGAAACCGTACATGTGCACTATCTGTGAAGTACGATTCACCAG ACAAGACAAACTCAAGATCCACATGAGGAAGCACACAGGTGAGCGTCCCTACATCTGCCTCCACTGCAACTCCAAGTTTGTCCACAACTACGACCTGAAGAACCACCTGCGTATCCACACGGGCGTCCGTCCATACCAGTGCGAGCACTGCTACAAAAGTTTCACACGGTCCGACCACCTACATCGACACATCAAGAGGCAGAGCTGCCGCATCTCCCGCCCCCGGCGAGGACGAAAACCAGCTGCTTGGCGATCCACACCCACCAGCAATTTCCTGTGCCCCCCCAGTGCCACCACCAACCGGTTTGAAGAGAACGGGTTAAGCCCCGCATACCAGGGAGTCAAGAATCACGGACTTGGGGAGATGCTCGGCCTCGGCAACAGGGGTCTGGGATTTAAGAGTGGGGACGGAGCGGTGAGAGAGAACAGGGAGGAACGGCGAGCAGAGGGGAAGCACGTCGCAGAGGAGGAGAATACAGGAGCAGGGAGGCAGAGGGGAGTGTTTGCCTTCGCCCTGGCTGGAGAAGAAGTGCTTACCCACTCTCCATTTTATGCTTCAACCTCTGACCCCTGGACCATGAGACTGGAGCGTGCTCCACCCATCCCTGAGCCGGCCAAATGA